In Crassostrea angulata isolate pt1a10 chromosome 6, ASM2561291v2, whole genome shotgun sequence, a genomic segment contains:
- the LOC128188280 gene encoding uncharacterized protein LOC128188280 — MEDTDGDGIPDHLDKDDDGDGIPDDKEKDTDGDGIPDYLDEDDDNDGIRDSQDKDDNGNGIPDHLEVDSDGDGIPDYLDDDDDNDGIPDHLDKDDKEKDTDGDGIPDYLDDDDDNDGIPDVDDDDGDGIPDKLEIDTDGDGIPDYLDNDDDGDGIPDSEDKDDDGDGIPDDKEKDTDGDGIPDYLNDDEDGDGIPDSEDKDDDGDGIPDDKEKDTDGDGIPDYLDNDDDGDGIPDSLDNDDDGDGITDDKEKDTYGDGISDYLDDDEDNDGIPDSEDDDADGNGIPDYKEKDTDGYGILDYLDDDDGNDGIPDHLEFVFDFESSDEEWKPKKDDCIESDESDEVFSDTKCIRPFLSKDGTSKVKIVAEGDACVSETVSVAPVVKHGTKRVYDKRHACFFCGDTFSKISSHLQMKHSGEKLVAEILAKKKGGKDRKLLWKKLRNMGDFHYNIKRITEKKGHLIVERRPTTEKDSNEFLPCPHCLGFFVRSELWRHAKECPFRCQNNEEEKPLVYSAQILLYSNLHENSDLQENIQEILTGMKSDGVLKAIQSDNSLMSFGSAMLKRVGRGRLPNVRQKLRQLGRLLVSLRCLSTEAAVFTDFIKPKEFDRVVDAVKKISSNPSEITEKGCQKYSLPSLALKLGHSLKRLAEVIRGRAIRDGDDERRKDVENFILLHDTEWADKISSHARQTIAERKYNEPDILPLTCDIVKLKDFLLHEIVRLSELLLKDINAVNWRNLAMVVLCRITIFNKRRGGETSQMKLSAYVNRKTGEWKDAENLEIISTLSPIEKKLMDRLQLVEIVGKKNRKVPVLLTKDMWNALDLLNSKRNAIGVPLQNPFLFAAPSSKSGHLKCWDSLKWITNRVDLKNPELITTTNMRKYIATVSQIVDLDSKNELEWLANHMGHTLSVHRKYYRLQEQTLELAKVSKLLIAADCGMVHRYAGKTLDDITLEEIQLDKSEEEDCDEQDCSSSEECQERTPPKIKDSKQKQKEQKQSEKDTEYVCSNAKKCTRRPWKEEDKQALRTSFHQHFTLCCPPSKSDVMLQGRKSDRVRKLIEERGWTAVKYYVWNLVQQHKKRGQNMTNAKEQKN, encoded by the exons ATGGAGGACACAGATGGAGATGGAATCCCTGATCATTTGGATAAGGATGATGATGGAGATGGCATTCCAGATGACAAAGAGAAGGATACGGATGGTGACGGAATTCCAGACTATCTGGATGaagatgatgataatgatgggATCCGTGACTCCCAGGACAAAGACGATAATGGAAATGGTATTCCAGATCATTTAGAAGTCGACAGTGATGGAGATGGAATTCCAGATTACctcgatgatgatgatgataatgacgGGATCCCTGACCATTTGGACAAGGACGACAAAGAGAAAGACACTGATGGTGACGGAATTCCAGATTATCTGGATGATGACGATGATAATGATGGAATTCCTGACGTTGATGATGACGATGGCGATGGTATTCCTGATAAACTTGAAATTGATACAGATGGTGATGGGATACCAGATTACTtggataatgatgatgatgggGATGGAATTCCTGACTCTGAAGATAAAGACGATGATGGCGACGGAATTCCAGATGACAAGGAAAAAGATACAGACGGTGACGGTATCCCGGATTATCTGAATGATGATGAGGATGGAGATGGTATTCCAGATAGTGAAGACAAAGATGATGATGGGGATGGTATTCCTGATGACAAAGAAAAAGATACAGATGGAGATGGCATTCCAGATTATCTCGATAATGATGACGATGGTGATGGAATTCCAGATAGTTTAGAcaatgatgatgatggtgaCGGTATAACTGATGATAAGGAAAAAGACACTTATGGAGATGGAATTTCAGATTACTTAGATGATGATGAGGATAATGATGGAATTCCAGACTCAGAGGATGATGATGCCGATGGAAATGGCATTCCTGATTACAAGGAAAAAGACACGGATGGTTATGGTATTCTAGACTACTTAGATGACGATGATGGTAATGACGGAATACCTGATCATcttgaatttgtatttgattttgAGTCCTCTGATGAGGAATGGAAACCTAAAAAGGATGACTGTATTGAATCTGATGAATCTGATGAGGTTTTTTCTGATACAAAATGTATTCGGCCATTCCTATCAAAG GATGGGACATCAAAAGTCAAGATTGTTGCTGAAGGAGATGCATGTGTTAGTGAAACAG TTTCAGTTGCACCTGTTGTAAAACATGGAACAAAGCGTGTATATGACAAAAGGCATGCTTGTTTCTTTTGTGGTGACACTTTCTCCAAGATATCATCTCATCTGCAAATGAAACATTCAGGAGAAAAATTAGTAGCcgaaattttggctaaaaagaAAGGAGGAAAGGATAGAAAATTGCTTTGGAAGAAACTAAGAAATATGGGAGACTTTCattataatataaaaagaattacagaaaaaaaaggACACTTGATTGTTGAAAGACGACCAACAACTGAAAAGGATTCAAATGAATTTCTTCCCTGTCCCcattgtttgggtttttttgtaagAAGTGAACTTTGGAGGCATGCTAAAGAATGCCCTTTTCGATGTCAGAATAATGAAGAAGAAAAGCCTTTGGTCTATTCAGCCCAGATACTGCTTTACTCAAACTTGCATGAAAATTCAGATTTGCAGGAGAACATTCAGGAAATATTAACAggaatgaaatctgatggtgTCTTGAAGGCAATACAGTCTGACAACAGTTTGATGTCCTTTGGATCTGCTATGCTGAAAAGAGTGGGAAGAGGAAGATTACCTAATGTCAGACAAAAGTTACGACAGCTGGGACGACTTTTAGTGTCATTAAGGTGCTTGTCAACAGAGGCAGCTGTATTTACTGATTTCATCAAACCAAAGGAGTTCGACAGAGTAGTAGatgctgttaaaaaaataagttcaaACCCTTCAGAGATTACAGAAAAAGGATGTCAGAAATACAGCCTTCCCTCCCTTGCTCTAAAACTTGGACATTCTTTGAAAAGATTAGCTGAGGTAATAAGAGGAAGGGCAATACGAGATGGTGATGATGAGAGACGAAAAGATGTAGAAAACTTTATCTTATTGCATGACACTGAATGGGCTGACAAAATAAGTAGCCATGCCAGACAAACAATTGCTGAGAGGAAGTACAATGAACCAGACATATTGCCATTAACCTGTGACATAGTAAAACTGAAAGACTTCCTTCTTCATGAAATTGTCAGGCTGAGTGAATTACTGTTGAAAGACATAAATGCTGTCAACTGGAGAAACTTGGCAATGGTTGTTTTATGTAGAATTACGATATTTAACAAGCGCCGAGGGGGAGAGACCAGTCAGATGAAACTATCGGCTTACGTAAACAGAAAAACTGGAGAATGGAAGGATGCCGAAAATCTGGAAATAATATCCACTTTATCACCAATTGAAAAGAAACTGATGGACAG GCTACAGCTTGTAGAAATAGTTGGAAAGAAGAACAGAAAAGTCCCTGTTTTGCTAACTAAAGACATGTGGAATGCATTAGACTTGCTTAACAGCAAAAGGAATGCCATTGGAGTTCCTCTTCAAAACCCTTTCCTGTTTGCTGCACCATCTTCCAAGTCTGGGCACTTGAAATGTTGGGATTCCCTCAAATGGATAACAAACAGAGTGGATTTAAAGAATCCTGAACTTATTACTACAACTAATATGAGAAAATACATCGCAACAGTTTCACAG atagTTGATCTGGATTCCAAGAACGAGCTAGAATGGCTGGCAAACCATATGGGGCACACCCTTTCCGTACATAGGAAGTACTACAGACTCCAAGAACAAACTCTTGAGCTCGCAAAGGTCAGCAAATTGTTGATTGCTGCAGATTGTGGAATGGTCCATAGATATGCTGGAAAAACTCTGGATGATATCACATTGGAAG AAATACAGTTAGATAAGTCTGAAGAGGAGGATTGTGATGAGCAAGACTGTTCTTCATCAGAG GAGTGTCAGGAGAGGACCCCCCCAAAAATAAAGGACAGTAAACAAAAGCAGAAGGAACAAAAGCAAAGCGAGAAAG ATACGGAATATGTTTGCAGTAATGCAAAGAAATGTACCAGAAGGCCATGGAAAGAGGAAGATAAACAAGCATTAAGAACATCAtttcatcaacattttacacTATGTTGTCCTCCAAGTAAGAGTGATGTAATGCTACAGGGAAGGAAGTCGGACAGAGTTAGAAAGTTAATCGAAGAGAGAGGGTGGACTGCTGTGAAGTATTATGTTTGGAATCTAGTGCAACAACATAAAAAAAGGGGCCAAAATATGACAAATGCCAaggaacaaaaaaattaa